Proteins encoded by one window of Calditrichota bacterium:
- a CDS encoding T9SS type A sorting domain-containing protein, whose amino-acid sequence MSKHVKIAFFTGLIASVVQAQPEVAWERTYGGAGGQYGESMVVALDGGYALAGSSGGGNLHFWIVRLNREGEVAWLNEYDIEGQSNECYDLCNTDDGGFLLVGMIRLDNAYGWHIMRIEPDGDPVWRRTFFAGGQPLNWATAVIRVKEEEYVVCGGRFPPNDNLDAMILKINGDGDVIWEREAGGDGNQMLDDITLAPDSYVACGFSNAEGSNDFYLIKVNDEAGQVVWERTFGEEGRNEHAFGLVRAREGGFAVTGWNSADANNFDPMLLRTNEDGEPLWDRTYDMEGITYSADVVQQIDGGFTLVGRQSVGRNMYVGFALTTEPDGEPTWDMAGGRAFFFTRYNDVAFDAEDNSTLICGTTYGGDNNVLMDVILTKLEPVNHPPAIMGRMPEDSVLFAVIREVLRFQVEAIDIDRDPLDYRWTLNGDTVGVEDFYETQFADTGEFRVECFVRDWQFTVSTVWVIRVLRLIDGYDPVNLNLRIERGESVIFVIRPGPNPDSVGVAWYLDEQLIGRDTLMPITFPETGRFIVAASAGYREVIDTMRWSVEVVEPEKISPVGNVPFLFALHEPYPNPFNGVVMIRYDLPSAADVRLAVFDLSGREVARLAHGRQPAGRHSIVWEGANVASGIYIVRLQQGAKVEARKVVLAK is encoded by the coding sequence ATGTCAAAGCACGTCAAAATTGCGTTCTTTACGGGGTTGATTGCATCGGTCGTTCAGGCTCAGCCGGAGGTCGCTTGGGAGCGCACCTATGGCGGAGCCGGTGGCCAATATGGCGAGAGTATGGTCGTTGCGCTGGATGGGGGCTATGCGCTCGCCGGCTCGTCCGGTGGAGGAAATCTTCACTTTTGGATAGTCCGGCTCAATCGTGAAGGCGAGGTCGCCTGGCTGAACGAATACGACATCGAAGGCCAGTCCAACGAATGCTATGACCTCTGCAATACGGACGACGGGGGATTTCTCCTGGTCGGAATGATCCGGCTTGACAACGCCTATGGCTGGCACATTATGCGCATTGAGCCAGACGGAGATCCGGTCTGGCGGCGCACGTTCTTCGCCGGCGGCCAGCCACTGAATTGGGCCACGGCGGTGATCCGGGTCAAGGAGGAAGAGTATGTCGTCTGTGGTGGCCGGTTCCCGCCCAACGACAACTTGGATGCGATGATTCTGAAGATCAACGGCGATGGCGATGTGATATGGGAGCGGGAAGCAGGCGGAGACGGAAATCAAATGCTCGACGACATCACCCTCGCCCCGGACAGTTATGTCGCTTGCGGATTTTCCAATGCCGAAGGCAGCAACGACTTTTATCTGATCAAAGTCAACGACGAGGCCGGCCAGGTCGTCTGGGAGCGCACCTTTGGGGAAGAGGGTCGCAACGAACATGCCTTTGGACTGGTCCGGGCTCGCGAAGGCGGTTTTGCCGTCACCGGCTGGAACTCGGCCGATGCCAACAACTTCGATCCGATGCTCCTGCGCACTAACGAAGACGGCGAACCGCTTTGGGATCGCACCTACGATATGGAGGGCATCACCTATTCCGCCGATGTGGTGCAGCAAATAGACGGTGGATTCACTCTGGTTGGTCGCCAGTCGGTCGGGCGCAATATGTATGTCGGATTTGCGCTCACGACCGAGCCTGACGGCGAACCGACCTGGGATATGGCCGGGGGGCGGGCTTTCTTCTTCACGCGCTACAACGATGTCGCATTCGATGCCGAAGATAATTCCACTCTCATCTGCGGCACCACCTATGGCGGCGACAACAACGTCCTGATGGACGTGATTCTAACCAAGTTGGAGCCGGTCAATCATCCACCTGCGATTATGGGCCGCATGCCCGAGGACTCGGTCCTCTTCGCGGTAATACGCGAGGTGCTGCGGTTTCAGGTTGAAGCAATCGACATCGACCGCGACCCCCTGGACTATCGCTGGACCCTGAATGGTGATACAGTAGGGGTAGAAGACTTCTACGAGACCCAGTTTGCCGATACCGGCGAGTTCCGCGTGGAATGTTTTGTCCGGGATTGGCAATTTACCGTTTCGACGGTCTGGGTGATTAGGGTGCTGCGCCTGATAGATGGATACGACCCGGTGAACCTTAACCTCCGGATCGAACGGGGCGAATCGGTGATCTTCGTCATCCGGCCCGGACCGAATCCCGACAGTGTAGGCGTGGCGTGGTATCTCGACGAACAACTTATCGGGCGGGACACATTGATGCCTATAACATTCCCCGAAACTGGGCGGTTCATTGTGGCGGCTTCTGCTGGATATAGAGAAGTCATCGACACAATGCGCTGGTCAGTAGAAGTGGTCGAACCGGAGAAAATATCACCAGTTGGGAATGTGCCATTCTTGTTCGCCCTCCACGAACCCTATCCCAACCCCTTCAACGGCGTCGTTATGATCCGCTACGATCTGCCTTCCGCCGCCGACGTCCGCCTGGCGGTCTTCGACCTTTCCGGGCGGGAGGTGGCAAGGCTCGCCCACGGGCGACAGCCTGCCGGGCGGCATAGTATAGTGTGGGAGGGGGCGAATGTTGCGAGCGGGATTTATATCGTCCGACTCCAGCAAGGTGCGAAAGTTGAAGCACGGAAGGTGGTATTGGCAAAGTGA